In Lepidochelys kempii isolate rLepKem1 chromosome 10, rLepKem1.hap2, whole genome shotgun sequence, a single window of DNA contains:
- the LCTL gene encoding lactase-like protein isoform X1: MISYFNDYANLCFEKFGDRVKYWITFNNPWAVAEEGYETGEHAPGLKLSGIGAYKAAHHIIKTHAKVWHSYNKTWRSKQQGMVGISLTSAWGEPVDLTSQKDIEAAERYVQFYLGWFANPIYSGDYPEVMKNYVDKKSVQQGLGTSRLPTFSVQEKSYIKGTSDFLGLSHFTTRYIIQKNYSALKGPSYHTDRDLAELVDPKWPDPGSKWLYSVPWGFRRLLNFIKTQYGNPLIYVTENGVSEKLQCTQLCDEWRIEYLKGYINEMLKAINDGVNVKGYTVWSLLDKFEWNKGYSERFGLYHVDFKKGNKPRYPKASVHYYKMIISANGFPNPREVKSWHQKAIETCSITNQLLAADPLTTHMEMVTEIVVPTVFTLCILISAILLMFLLRKRN, encoded by the exons GCGAATCTGTGTTTCGAGAAGTTCGGTGATCGTGTAAAATACTGGATTACTTTTAATAACCCTTGG GCAGTTGCTGAAGAGGGCTATGAGACAGGAGAGCATGCACCAGGACTGAAGCTCAGTGGAATAGGGGCATACAAAGCAGCACATCATATAATTAAA ACTCATGCAAAGGTCTGGCATTCTTATAATAAGACATGGCGTAGCAAGCAACAAG GTATGGTTGGAATTTCTTTAACTAGTGCCTGGGGTGAACCTGTTGATCTAACTAGCCAGAAGGATATTGAAGCTGCCGAAAGATACGTACAATTTTACTTGGGATGGTTTGCAAATCCTATTTACAGTGGAGACTATCCTGAAGTTATGAAGAATTATGTAG ATAAAAAGAGTGTTCAACAAGGCCTTGGCACATCAAGATTACCAACCTTCTCAGTGCAAGAGAAAAGCTACATCAAGGGTACATCTGATTTCCTGGGATTAAGTCATTTTACCACTCGTTACATCATACAGAAAAATTATTCTGCCCTCAAAGGGCCCAGTTACCACACTGATCGTGATTTGGCAGAACTGGTTGATCCAAAGTGGCCAGATCCAGGATCTAAATGGCTATATTCTGTGCCCTGGGGATTTAGAAGGTTACTGAACTTCATTAAG ACACAGTATGGGAATCCTCTCATTTACGTAACAGAGAATGGAGTATCAGAAAAGCTGCAGTGTACTCAGTTGTGTGATGAATGGAGAATTGAATATCTGAAAGGGTATATTAATGAGATGCTAAAAG CCATAAACGATGGCGTTAATGTAAAGGGTTACACTGTCTGGTCTCTGCTGGATAAATTTGAATGGAATAAAGGTTATTCTGAAAGATTTGGATTATACCATGTTgactttaaaaaggggaataaacCCCGATACCCAAAGGCATCTGTTCACTATTACAAGATGATCATCAGTGCAAATGGATTCCCAAATCCAAGAGAG GTGAAAAGTTGGCACCAAAAGGCCATAGAGACTTGTTCTATCACAAACCAACTCCTTGCTGCAG ATCCCTTGACTACTCACATGGAAATGGTGACTGAGATTGTTGTGCCAACGGTGTTCACACTCTGCATACTTATCAGTGCTATTCTATTAATGTTCCTCCTTCGGAAGCGCAACTAA
- the LCTL gene encoding lactase-like protein isoform X2 — translation MISYFNDYANLCFEKFGDRVKYWITFNNPWAVAEEGYETGEHAPGLKLSGIGAYKAAHHIIKTHAKVWHSYNKTWRSKQQGMVGISLTSAWGEPVDLTSQKDIEAAERYVQFYLGWFANPIYSGDYPEVMKNYVDKKSVQQGLGTSRLPTFSVQEKSYIKGTSDFLGLSHFTTRYIIQKNYSALKGPSYHTDRDLAELVDPKWPDPGSKWLYSVPWGFRRLLNFIKTQYGNPLIYVTENGVSEKLQCTQLCDEWRIEYLKGYINEMLKDPLTTHMEMVTEIVVPTVFTLCILISAILLMFLLRKRN, via the exons GCGAATCTGTGTTTCGAGAAGTTCGGTGATCGTGTAAAATACTGGATTACTTTTAATAACCCTTGG GCAGTTGCTGAAGAGGGCTATGAGACAGGAGAGCATGCACCAGGACTGAAGCTCAGTGGAATAGGGGCATACAAAGCAGCACATCATATAATTAAA ACTCATGCAAAGGTCTGGCATTCTTATAATAAGACATGGCGTAGCAAGCAACAAG GTATGGTTGGAATTTCTTTAACTAGTGCCTGGGGTGAACCTGTTGATCTAACTAGCCAGAAGGATATTGAAGCTGCCGAAAGATACGTACAATTTTACTTGGGATGGTTTGCAAATCCTATTTACAGTGGAGACTATCCTGAAGTTATGAAGAATTATGTAG ATAAAAAGAGTGTTCAACAAGGCCTTGGCACATCAAGATTACCAACCTTCTCAGTGCAAGAGAAAAGCTACATCAAGGGTACATCTGATTTCCTGGGATTAAGTCATTTTACCACTCGTTACATCATACAGAAAAATTATTCTGCCCTCAAAGGGCCCAGTTACCACACTGATCGTGATTTGGCAGAACTGGTTGATCCAAAGTGGCCAGATCCAGGATCTAAATGGCTATATTCTGTGCCCTGGGGATTTAGAAGGTTACTGAACTTCATTAAG ACACAGTATGGGAATCCTCTCATTTACGTAACAGAGAATGGAGTATCAGAAAAGCTGCAGTGTACTCAGTTGTGTGATGAATGGAGAATTGAATATCTGAAAGGGTATATTAATGAGATGCTAAAAG ATCCCTTGACTACTCACATGGAAATGGTGACTGAGATTGTTGTGCCAACGGTGTTCACACTCTGCATACTTATCAGTGCTATTCTATTAATGTTCCTCCTTCGGAAGCGCAACTAA
- the LCTL gene encoding lactase-like protein isoform X3, whose protein sequence is MISYFNDYANLCFEKFGDRVKYWITFNNPWTHAKVWHSYNKTWRSKQQGMVGISLTSAWGEPVDLTSQKDIEAAERYVQFYLGWFANPIYSGDYPEVMKNYVDKKSVQQGLGTSRLPTFSVQEKSYIKGTSDFLGLSHFTTRYIIQKNYSALKGPSYHTDRDLAELVDPKWPDPGSKWLYSVPWGFRRLLNFIKTQYGNPLIYVTENGVSEKLQCTQLCDEWRIEYLKGYINEMLKDPLTTHMEMVTEIVVPTVFTLCILISAILLMFLLRKRN, encoded by the exons GCGAATCTGTGTTTCGAGAAGTTCGGTGATCGTGTAAAATACTGGATTACTTTTAATAACCCTTGG ACTCATGCAAAGGTCTGGCATTCTTATAATAAGACATGGCGTAGCAAGCAACAAG GTATGGTTGGAATTTCTTTAACTAGTGCCTGGGGTGAACCTGTTGATCTAACTAGCCAGAAGGATATTGAAGCTGCCGAAAGATACGTACAATTTTACTTGGGATGGTTTGCAAATCCTATTTACAGTGGAGACTATCCTGAAGTTATGAAGAATTATGTAG ATAAAAAGAGTGTTCAACAAGGCCTTGGCACATCAAGATTACCAACCTTCTCAGTGCAAGAGAAAAGCTACATCAAGGGTACATCTGATTTCCTGGGATTAAGTCATTTTACCACTCGTTACATCATACAGAAAAATTATTCTGCCCTCAAAGGGCCCAGTTACCACACTGATCGTGATTTGGCAGAACTGGTTGATCCAAAGTGGCCAGATCCAGGATCTAAATGGCTATATTCTGTGCCCTGGGGATTTAGAAGGTTACTGAACTTCATTAAG ACACAGTATGGGAATCCTCTCATTTACGTAACAGAGAATGGAGTATCAGAAAAGCTGCAGTGTACTCAGTTGTGTGATGAATGGAGAATTGAATATCTGAAAGGGTATATTAATGAGATGCTAAAAG ATCCCTTGACTACTCACATGGAAATGGTGACTGAGATTGTTGTGCCAACGGTGTTCACACTCTGCATACTTATCAGTGCTATTCTATTAATGTTCCTCCTTCGGAAGCGCAACTAA